A window of Nicotiana sylvestris chromosome 8, ASM39365v2, whole genome shotgun sequence genomic DNA:
gcagaagcggtcccagcccgcttggccaattccgcagatgcggcctcttcctcgcagaagcgggaccgcagaagcgggaccacagaagcggtcacctgaccacagatgcggaaatcactgaagcagtgagcttcaatTATTACGGGCTCTAAGTCATTTTGTCCATTTTTCACTCAtccattgggcgatttttgagcttTTGAGAGAGGAccttcacctagcatcttgaggtaagtttatcctacgtatttctagtttaatacttgagtcttgggtagattaacacacaaaatattaaggtaaaatcatggggttagagcaaaacctagggttttgacaaaagttagatttgaccacaaaatttgttatgaaatgaattagaaatcatatattattgatccttgggttataaagaacaactttcttcgaaaaattccagaatccgggcatgtgggctcgggggttgaattttaggaaacttgtatttAAGGTTGGGgaattgcttaaatagttagaatgcgatcttgtgagcttgttttgactagttcctacctcgtttatctagttttggatcgttcggctccaaaatGAGAGTTtgagctcgttcttggtattggaagtacgctttggagcgaagtgagtctcctatctaaccttgtaagagggaattgtccccatagttGATGTAATCGAATAATTTGCcattaaatgcgggggctacgtatgcactaggtgacgaaagtccatgcgtagctactatcatgctaagtccgggtagtttaggacccaaaagtaTGCTTTATTTGATATTCTTGCAACTTCATGTTTAATTTGGATTGTTTAAATCATGGTGATTATGATACATGAGACTAGTTAAGAGGAACATTATCTTTCTTGGCCtttttaaagagaagttgataGTTCAGTGAGTAATTGCTCCCCAGTTATATATTCTTGTGTGCTTGTTGCTGTGTTTAATtacatttgaccgcgtcgcatgattgattcgcgagcggggtaatagatgcatctatggttcgcgccgttcgaccctcggcattgcatagtttacttttatgttggatcgggccgtacgacctcgacactaCTTGCGCATGCTCTACTCATTATTTTTCTATGAGTTGAATTTTATAAATTGTCCTGGAATGAAAGTTTCCAGCTGTGACATTATCTTGGAGAGGACCTGTTATTTCTTGCTATACACTACTAATTATTTGTTTTTATCCATGCTCGGTATTATTCAtccctcatattatttgaccctagtaaatgtcaagtcgacttctcgtctctacttcttcgaaattagacaggatacttactgggtacatattgtttatgtactcatactacacttctgtacttaattgtacaggatctgaggcaggtacatctggctatcagttTGGTGCGCAACCCTGAGCACATTCCGAGGCTTACACGGTGAGCCGCTCCCTTCCTGtgccgttcagcagcttgatggagtctctctttatttatttttgctctctattctatttcggacaggAGGATAgaattattcttttgtatattctactagttgcccacaacttgtgacaccaggtcttgacacacacattagtagactattcttttgggaattgtataATCATTTTGGTACATTACTTATTATTACTTGTTTTAACTTTAACTTAAGGAATTACTGCAGTTATTTTGGTAAAAGTAAAATGAGCACTTATTCatatttccgcgttggcttgccggcaatggtgttgggcgccatcatgacctataatgaaaatgggtcgtgacagctAATATGTAAATACCAGAATTATTATGTAAATATACCTAAATTTTTTCTAAATAAATTCATAAACACGGATGCAATATATATTATAAAATTACTATTTGTACAATTAAAATGCTAAAATTATAccataaatatttaataaaaacaaTACATTATTATACCTTTTatgtaattaaatattaattatatatgCGATATACTAAGAATCAATTCTGGTGGAAGTCATACTCTCGCGATAAATTCAGAATAATTGTAATATAAATGCATTGAAGAACAATTCCACCTTTTTTAATTATAACATCGTTATACCAATTATATAATTAAATAGTGATTTAAATATGTAATATATCATAATTATTCCATAAATATATGTATAGTATATATTCCAATTAATATATTATACCATTGTCATTATACCTGCTAATTTGTTGGTGTTATATTGATCTTATTTCCAACGGCTTGGATACACTTCAAATATTAATGAATATTTTAAAGtattttttgtaatatttttGATCTTATTGTTTTACCTTTCAATTCTTAGTAGTAGTATATATCAATATACCTATTATATTCAATacatattattttaatatttgatTATTTTCTCCTTTATACTTGCTTTATCCCAAGTTTATTTGTAAATAAATTTTATGAGGAAAAAAGAATCATTGAGATCCCATTTTGTTCACAAGCGTGAAATATGGAATACAATTAATTATAAATTGAACCGTTTGCGATAACTTAGAAACTGAAAACATGATTTTTGGTCCAACATTATTGGTTTCTGCTAGGATTAGTTTCCATATCTGTTAATTACTTATGAGAAATCTGTAAAAGTTTCTTAAATATTGCCTAATTATGTTTTTAGTCCAACAAAGGGATTATTTACATCGACATTTTCTGAGGTCATTCTTTAAATTTTCTCCATTTCGTCCAGTGGCTAATTTTACCTTTAAAAGTAGTTGgatgattttttcttctttttacagACAATTTTCGCTCGCTAGGTTAATGGAGATAAAATTCAAATAGTAACATAATAAAAGGTCATTTGTCCAAATGACACGACCCAATTCTACTCTTACGGGCCTACTTACCTCATGTGAACTCAAATGCAATTTTTAGCATCAGTAAGACAACTTTGAGTGAGCTGGCCCATTTAACAGCCCATTCGGATTTAAGGCCTTTAAAACCTAGGGTTTTTCATTCAGCCCTATAAAAGCAAAGAACAAAGCACTTGCTTCGCCTTTGTACTCCCAAAGCCTCCAGAAGCAGTAGCTAAACAGGTGTGTCTCAGTATTTCCCTTGAATATCTCTAAGGTTTATGAAtaatctttttcattttcaatctGGTTTATGCTTGTTATTTTCCTCAGTTGAATCTGTAAGATATGTGTTACTGAATTTATAATGCAAATTAGTTTGATATGAAAATGTGTGTTTCGGTTAATAAATGCGGGGTTTGAGACCTTTTTAGAGTAGAAATGTTAACTGAGAATTTTGGATTTATTTGCTTTTATTTATAGTTCCTCGGTTGTGTTAGTTACGATATAGTACGATTTGCTTATGGTTATGCCATTATAAGCTTGCAATGTAGAATACATGTAGAAATCAGGGTGTTTGTTCAATTGTAGGTGGGTTGCATTGGATTTCCTTTTTATATCGTATCAGAAAACCTGCATAGATATTTTTTTATGTGACATATAGTTGGTATGAATCTGGCCTTTTCATTTTTGGAATCTAATAATATGTTTGTTCTGTGTGGTTTGTGTGGCTTTTCCCGCTTGTTTACTAGTTTGTGCTATCAAAAATGAAACTTTTACTAGCAGCAGCCAGTGTTGTGTTTTTTTTGTGCTAGATTCTTTGTAGAACTTGAAAAAATCAACTATATGTGAATGCCTGATCCTGTGAGATGTGTTATGCCAGATGAATAGTATTTAATGAGGACAACGAGCACATGTTTGAATATTTGGATTtgtacatctatttatttttatgattttattggTTGATTAGATTTTGATTGAACTTGGGATTTTCTTTGAACAATATGAAGTCGAAGTACACAAGACTACAAAGTGGAAAGACAACTGAGAGTTTTATGCTTTAGTTAACAAGAGCAGCTAGCCCTGTGATGTTTGCTTGATATAGTCGATTACTGTGCAATTTCAGGTAAGAGATGAAGCACAACAATGTTATACCCAATGGGCACTTCAAGAAGCATTGGCAAAACTATGTAAGGACTTGGTTCAACCAGCCAGCTAGGAAAACAAGGAGACGTGCTGGTAAACTACCATTTTGTTGAACTAATTGGcactattcttttcttttttgaaattcaATTTTGGTTGAACAGTATTAACATTTTTCTACCTGACTTTATTCTGTTGTCTTCAGCTAGACAGCAGAAGGCTGTGAAGATCTTCCCTAGGCCAACTGCGGGATCACTTCGACCTATTGTTCATGGACAAACACTGAAATACAACATGAAAGTCCGGGCTGGGAGGGGATTTTCTCTTGAAGAACTGAAAGTGAGGTTCTAGTTACTTATTGACTGTCGTTTACTTGATAACTTGCCAGCTATCCCGTTCACCACCCCGTACCCCCCACAGAGAAGAACAATTAACAAAAAGCTATCTCATTGAGTACAAAAGAAAATTCTATTTTTTAGTCATGTTTTTGGCTCTCTAGATACTTTTATTTTATACTGCCTATTATTTTGAAGCACTTGTACGTTTGATTTCCCCATTAATAAGTAGCTTTGGCTTTTCAGGCAGCTGGTATTCCCAAGAAACTAGCACCAACCATTGGCATTGCTGTTGATCATCGCCGCAGGAACAGATCATTGGAAGGGCTCCAAACCAATGTCCAGAGGCTCAAGACTTACAAAGCTAAGCTTGTCATCTTC
This region includes:
- the LOC104223789 gene encoding large ribosomal subunit protein eL13y-like, with the protein product MKHNNVIPNGHFKKHWQNYVRTWFNQPARKTRRRAARQQKAVKIFPRPTAGSLRPIVHGQTLKYNMKVRAGRGFSLEELKAAGIPKKLAPTIGIAVDHRRRNRSLEGLQTNVQRLKTYKAKLVIFPRRAKKVKAGDSSAEELAIATQVQGSYMPITREQPAVDLVKVTDEMKSFNAYGKLRIERTNARHIGARLKRTAEAEKEEKK